The Deltaproteobacteria bacterium genome includes a window with the following:
- a CDS encoding YgiT-type zinc finger protein: protein MNSHLRECPICGSRKIFPTKKDLEFVRQNKKIRIPQVTCEVCPDCGEIITDYEANQYIDSVVFGQEYRRAS, encoded by the coding sequence ATGAACTCGCACTTGCGTGAGTGTCCAATTTGTGGGAGCCGGAAAATATTTCCAACGAAAAAAGATTTGGAGTTCGTCCGGCAGAACAAAAAAATCCGAATCCCTCAGGTTACCTGTGAGGTGTGTCCAGATTGTGGCGAAATTATCACTGATTATGAAGCGAACCAGTACATCGATTCAGTCGTTTTCGGTCAGGAATACCGACGAGCATCTTGA